From Nguyenibacter vanlangensis, one genomic window encodes:
- a CDS encoding ATP-binding protein gives MTTLAETVTIERRFARSARVDRDLAGTPPLVGYVLQASVAKSLTVMASSQIETAHGAFTWTGPYGGGKSCAALLVGNLVAGTGENKVVAQEIAGTELTDLFAGAFPGRWDVVAVTGSRTSLREAIASAAQAGLGWNDKKTAEAASSDERLLDALLASRGRNRKSRGMLLILDELGKLLEFAALSSGDVHLLQDLAERATRSDGRLVVLGILHQAFDQYAAKADREARREWAKVQGRFQDIPFLAGPDETVALLGRAIGCDKRPVSARNVAAAVAAEVGRRRPVETKVLASALAETWPLNPVTALLLGPMSRQRFAQNERSVFGFLSSSEPAGFQEHLQKTSTKAALTYDPDSLWDYLATNFGMALAGGQDGARFSLAFEAIERAGAKGSELHIALTKAAAAIEFFRNGSGLAVTDELLALSVPAGKRKEVPVAIADLLSWAILMPQPRLGGYALFAGSDFDLDEAVSRVASPLTPLDLNSIPARVGIPAVVAKRHYLRYGTLRTFDIVVDVAAEGESAADTAARLRKLDRNGSGMLVLLVNGAGRDRDGTNGHCREVTGFLRQQGVIAAVAALPETRDVVTEAGELLALERVMRDNPRLEGDRIARREIGARHAVASEKLQASLDTALNEAIWHLSTDEGEARKEPLTVLASRLADQAFHSAPILHSELLQRDRPSSSATAAVRALMYAMVAMHDEQNLGFTGYPAEMGLYMTVLKPFGLHRAVEGKFDFRAPEESGQGATLLSAWAVLEEASDTTLNEVYAKWAAAPFGMRAGVMPLLALANLMSRRSRVAVYVDGIFQTDFDDVLADKLLQRPEAIRVRRIDRSVQEAAYLSGLAQAFEFAPDAPALSVAQALYRRFEGLPLYAQRTKAIPDEAVAVRDAILRANDPESLLFERIPEALGGRLSAEAVLDALTAAENVYGQLLSRLRRALARGLGVDMETFDGLHARAENIRDLTNDFAFEAFAMRAGVFEQGEGDIEGLASLLLHRPAHSWTDRDADQALLEMGTLCRRFRESEALAMVKDRTPTAEALALVIGLDANVAPVVRSFVLTEAEKEEAAELADRLLATLESGDRQGSIQLAALARAIAGVALDDTGTNLPLEAT, from the coding sequence CCGTAATGGCCTCCAGCCAGATCGAGACCGCTCATGGCGCCTTCACTTGGACCGGGCCATACGGCGGCGGCAAGTCCTGCGCAGCGCTACTCGTCGGAAACCTCGTTGCTGGTACGGGCGAAAACAAGGTCGTCGCTCAGGAGATCGCGGGAACGGAGCTGACTGATCTGTTTGCTGGCGCTTTCCCGGGTCGCTGGGACGTCGTTGCCGTCACTGGAAGCCGAACCAGCCTGCGCGAGGCGATCGCGTCAGCCGCTCAGGCGGGACTGGGATGGAACGACAAGAAGACGGCTGAGGCCGCTTCGTCTGACGAGAGGCTCCTCGACGCGCTGCTCGCGTCCCGCGGCCGCAATCGTAAGTCAAGAGGGATGCTGCTCATCCTCGACGAACTCGGGAAGCTTCTGGAGTTCGCCGCGCTCAGTTCCGGCGATGTGCACCTGCTGCAGGATCTGGCCGAACGTGCTACCCGCAGTGACGGACGGCTCGTCGTTCTCGGCATCCTCCATCAGGCATTCGACCAATATGCGGCGAAGGCCGATCGAGAGGCGCGGCGCGAGTGGGCCAAAGTGCAGGGACGCTTCCAGGACATCCCTTTCCTCGCCGGTCCGGATGAGACCGTCGCCCTGCTAGGCCGCGCTATCGGATGCGACAAAAGGCCGGTTTCGGCGCGAAACGTCGCCGCTGCAGTCGCCGCTGAAGTTGGGCGTCGGCGTCCCGTTGAGACGAAGGTCCTCGCATCTGCGCTCGCCGAGACTTGGCCGCTCAACCCGGTCACCGCCCTTCTGCTCGGCCCCATGTCCCGCCAGCGCTTCGCCCAGAACGAGCGTAGCGTATTCGGCTTCCTAAGCTCGTCGGAACCGGCAGGCTTCCAGGAGCATCTACAAAAGACATCGACTAAGGCGGCGCTGACCTACGATCCCGACAGCCTTTGGGATTATCTCGCGACTAACTTCGGCATGGCGCTCGCCGGAGGTCAGGATGGCGCGCGCTTCAGCCTCGCGTTTGAGGCCATCGAGCGAGCGGGTGCGAAAGGTAGCGAGCTGCATATAGCGCTCACCAAGGCTGCGGCTGCGATCGAGTTCTTCCGAAACGGGTCAGGTCTCGCCGTGACTGACGAGTTGCTCGCCCTCAGCGTCCCTGCCGGCAAGAGAAAGGAAGTGCCGGTCGCAATTGCCGACCTGCTTTCGTGGGCGATCCTGATGCCCCAGCCGAGACTAGGCGGCTATGCGCTCTTCGCAGGAAGCGACTTCGACTTGGACGAAGCCGTTTCACGCGTTGCCTCGCCGCTCACGCCCTTGGATCTCAACTCCATACCGGCCCGCGTGGGTATTCCCGCTGTCGTCGCCAAGCGCCACTATCTCCGCTATGGCACTTTGCGCACCTTTGACATCGTGGTCGATGTCGCCGCCGAGGGGGAAAGTGCAGCGGATACGGCCGCCAGGCTCAGGAAGCTTGATCGGAACGGCAGCGGGATGCTTGTCCTCCTCGTCAATGGCGCAGGTCGGGATCGCGATGGGACGAATGGCCACTGCCGTGAGGTCACGGGCTTTCTGCGACAACAGGGGGTGATCGCAGCCGTCGCCGCGTTGCCAGAGACCCGCGATGTCGTCACCGAGGCGGGCGAGCTTCTCGCACTGGAGCGGGTTATGCGCGACAACCCGAGACTGGAGGGGGACAGGATTGCCCGCCGCGAGATCGGTGCCCGGCACGCCGTCGCGTCGGAGAAGCTGCAGGCGAGCCTCGATACCGCTTTGAACGAAGCCATCTGGCATCTCTCTACGGATGAGGGAGAGGCGAGAAAAGAGCCGCTCACGGTCCTAGCCAGCCGTCTGGCCGATCAGGCGTTCCACAGCGCGCCGATCCTGCACAGCGAGTTGCTGCAGCGGGACCGTCCATCCTCCAGCGCAACTGCCGCCGTGCGCGCCCTGATGTACGCCATGGTGGCCATGCATGACGAACAGAACCTGGGCTTCACGGGCTACCCGGCCGAGATGGGCCTCTACATGACGGTGCTGAAGCCGTTCGGCCTGCATCGCGCCGTCGAGGGCAAGTTCGACTTCCGTGCGCCGGAAGAGTCTGGGCAGGGCGCGACGCTTCTAAGCGCGTGGGCCGTTCTCGAAGAGGCATCGGACACGACGCTCAATGAGGTCTACGCCAAGTGGGCCGCAGCGCCGTTCGGGATGAGGGCGGGGGTCATGCCACTGCTCGCGTTGGCCAACCTCATGTCCCGGCGTAGCCGAGTGGCTGTCTACGTGGATGGCATCTTCCAGACGGACTTCGATGACGTGCTTGCGGACAAGCTCCTCCAGCGGCCAGAGGCGATCCGCGTTCGTCGGATCGACCGATCGGTGCAGGAGGCCGCCTATCTGAGCGGTCTGGCGCAGGCGTTCGAGTTCGCACCCGACGCTCCCGCGCTGTCGGTGGCGCAGGCGCTGTACCGGCGTTTCGAGGGTCTCCCCCTCTATGCGCAGAGGACCAAGGCGATCCCTGACGAGGCCGTGGCTGTGCGCGACGCGATCCTGAGGGCGAACGACCCGGAGAGCCTGCTCTTCGAACGCATCCCCGAAGCACTTGGCGGACGTCTTTCCGCAGAGGCGGTTCTGGACGCTCTTACCGCAGCGGAGAACGTGTATGGTCAATTGCTCAGCCGCCTGCGCCGCGCTCTCGCTCGAGGTCTAGGCGTCGACATGGAGACCTTCGATGGCCTGCATGCGCGAGCGGAGAACATCCGTGACCTCACGAACGACTTCGCTTTCGAGGCATTTGCCATGCGGGCAGGCGTCTTCGAACAAGGAGAAGGCGACATTGAGGGACTCGCCAGCCTTCTGCTCCACAGGCCTGCACATTCGTGGACCGACAGGGACGCAGACCAGGCGTTGCTCGAAATGGGCACGCTCTGCCGGCGTTTCCGTGAATCGGAGGCGCTCGCGATGGTGAAGGACAGGACCCCTACCGCCGAAGCGCTGGCGCTTGTGATTGGCCTCGACGCGAATGTCGCCCCCGTCGTCCGCAGCTTTGTCCTGACGGAGGCGGAGAAGGAGGAGGCAGCCGAACTCGCGGACCGTCTGCTGGCGACGCTCGAATCCGGTGATAGGCAGGGCAGCATCCAGCTTGCCGCGCTTGCTCGGGCCATCGCAGGAGTCGCGTTGGACGATACGGGCACGAACCTACCGCTGGAGGCAACTTGA
- a CDS encoding phosphoadenosine phosphosulfate reductase family protein, with protein MDRERHILGISGGRDSAALAVHLRQTRPELPLEYFFTDTGKELPEVYSFLDRLEGFLGRPIARLNPDRDFDFWMAEYGNFLPSPRTRWCTRQLKLRPLERWLKPDLEAGVKVHSYVAIRADEPSREGYQSTHPNMLVHLPLREAGVDRAGVIEMLRRADVGEPAYYDWRSRSGCTFCFFQQKIEWVRLAERHPDKFEEAVAYEKTAIEGGSPFTWSQGESLDELIRPERVQQIKNDYKRRLERQRKRRPVNPLSGRSTTTIDEIYGVDEAVSGCVICHK; from the coding sequence ATGGACAGGGAACGGCACATTCTCGGTATATCTGGCGGACGGGACAGCGCTGCCCTCGCTGTGCACCTGAGGCAGACTAGGCCCGAACTGCCGCTTGAATACTTCTTCACCGACACCGGTAAGGAGCTTCCAGAAGTCTACAGTTTCCTCGACAGGCTGGAGGGCTTTCTGGGGCGCCCTATCGCGCGACTGAATCCTGATCGCGATTTCGACTTCTGGATGGCGGAGTATGGGAACTTTCTGCCGTCACCGCGGACCCGCTGGTGCACCAGGCAGCTGAAGCTGCGCCCGCTAGAGCGTTGGCTGAAACCCGATCTCGAGGCGGGCGTGAAAGTCCACTCCTATGTCGCCATCAGGGCAGACGAACCTTCACGCGAAGGATACCAGTCGACGCATCCGAACATGCTCGTCCACCTCCCATTGCGGGAGGCTGGCGTGGACCGCGCGGGGGTCATTGAGATGCTGCGGCGCGCTGACGTCGGCGAACCGGCCTACTACGATTGGCGATCGAGATCGGGGTGCACCTTCTGCTTCTTCCAGCAGAAGATCGAGTGGGTTCGGCTCGCGGAACGCCATCCCGACAAGTTCGAAGAGGCGGTCGCCTATGAGAAGACCGCCATCGAGGGTGGGTCGCCCTTCACATGGAGCCAAGGCGAAAGCCTGGACGAGCTCATCCGGCCAGAGCGCGTCCAGCAGATCAAGAACGACTACAAGCGGCGACTGGAGAGGCAGCGTAAGCGGCGCCCCGTCAACCCATTGTCTGGGCGATCGACAACGACGATCGACGAAATCTACGGTGTGGACGAAGCGGTATCGGGCTGCGTCATCTGCCATAAGTAA